A single Rhinolophus ferrumequinum isolate MPI-CBG mRhiFer1 unplaced genomic scaffold, mRhiFer1_v1.p scaffold_57_arrow_ctg1_1, whole genome shotgun sequence DNA region contains:
- the LOC117020041 gene encoding zinc finger protein 658 isoform X2, translating to MLENYSHLVSVGYCITKPQVIFKLEQGEELWSLEEEFLIQRYPGYYQVDVHIEENQEKQEKPLWQVIFSDKKTLSKEGQKVLENPINLDITPNFSGKVPCKCDSCRINLPLVSELIVSGRYCSRKKADNINVCEKLQLDIEHEKTHTGEWSYKYNKNVKALSYKKDHQIFQTLKQPFKCNELGRVLHDRTIVCVTAQSCLTGEESCQDDEFRENCDKAVVFNQMRAGTREKCFDINECERSCDKTNTVEYSKVHRATTNCECHESGNNFSKNSPRTQPQRTVTRQGAFESSKCKENLSQSSAYLVHQKTQTGDNCSVFNGCTDVYCQELDLTIHQRTQAEEKFYECTKYGECLYQNSLLSVHQESDTGEKSFESDECSKSFYKKTHLIQHQRTRSGEKTDECEASRKSFCSNSHTIHYPATHLGVNLCECNECRKTVCQASNLSEHLTVHTKKNPYDNNGCGQSYKKPALLVHQRQHTEMKPYESNKYEKSFSSVTQHKEHQRIHTAEKPYECTECGKPFAHNSTLKVHQRIHTGVKSYECNECGKTFSQKSHLTAHQRIHTGQKPYVCNECGKTFAQNSTLRVHQRIHTGEKPYECSTCGKPFARNSNLRAHQRIHTGEKRYECTECGKTFSQRTHLCAHQRIHTGEKPYGCTECGKTYVRKAALRVHHNRRHSREKTLVCNESGMP from the coding sequence gatATTACCAAGTTGATGTGCACATTGAGGAGAAccaggaaaaacaagagaaaccTCTGTGGCAAGTAATATTCAGTGACAAGAAAACATTGAGTAAAGAAGGGCAAAAAGTTTTAGAAAACCCAATTAATCTGGATATAACTCCAAATTTTTCAGGAAAAGTGCCCTGTAAATGTGATTCATGTAGAATCAATTTGCCACTTGTTTCTGAATTGATTGTTAGTGGTAGATACTGTTCAAGAAAGAAGGCTGATAACATAAATGTATGTGAAAAGTTGCAGCTTGATATTGAACATGAGAAAACTCATACTGGAGAGTGGtcttacaaatataataaaaatgtgaaagctCTCAGTTATAAGAAAGATCATCAGATATTTCAAACTCTGAAACAGCCTTTCAAATGTAATGAACTTGGAAGAGTTTTACATGATAGGACTATTGTCTGTGTTACAGCTCAGAGTTGTCTAACAGGAGAGGAATCCTGTCAGGATGATGAATTTAGGGAAAACTGTGATAAAGCAGTTGTATTTAACCAAATGAGAGCTGGCACAAGAGAGAAATGCTTTGATATTAATGAATGTGAGAGATCCTGTGACAAAACTAACACTGTAGAATACAGTAAAGTTCACAGGGCTACGACAAACTGTGAATGTCATGAAAGTGGAAATAACTTCAGCAAGAATTCACCTCGCACTCAACCTCAGCGAACTGTCACAAGACAGGGTGCTTTTGAAAGCagtaaatgtaaagaaaacttgAGCCAGAGCTCAGCCTATCTAGTGCATCAGAAGACACAAACTGGAGATAATTGCTCTGTTTTTAATGGATGTACAGATGTCTACTGCCAGGAATTAGACCTAACAATACATCAGAGAACTCAAGCAGAAGAGAAATTCTATGAGTGTACTAAATATGGGGAATGCTTGTATCAAAACTCACTTCTCAGTGTACATCAGGAAAGTGACACAGGAGAGAAGTCATTTGAAAGTGATGAATGCAGCAAATCCTTTTACAAGAAAACACACCTCATTCAGCATCAGAGGACCCGCTcaggagagaaaacagatgaatgTGAGGCAAGCAGGAAATCCTTTTGTTCAAATTCACACACTATTCATTATCCTGCTACTCATTTGGGGGTCAATCTCtgtgaatgtaatgaatgtaggAAAACTGTCTGTCAGGCGTCAAACCTCAGTGAACATCTGACAGTTCACACAAAGAAGAACCCTTATGATAACAATGGATGTGGGCAGTCATACAAGAAACCCGCCCTCTTAGTACACCAGAGACAACACACAGAGATGAAACCTTATGAAAGTAATAAATATGAGAAATCATTCTCCAGTGTAACACAGCACAaagaacatcagagaattcacacagcagagaaaccctatgaatgtactgaatgtggGAAACCTTTTGCCCACAATTCAACTCTCAAAGtacaccagagaattcacacaggtgTAAAAtcctatgaatgtaatgaatgtgggaaaactttctccCAAAAGTCACACCTTACTGCacaccagagaattcacacagggcAGAAACCTTATGtgtgtaatgaatgtgggaaaacttttgcCCAAAATTCAACTCTCCGAGtacaccagagaattcacacgggggagaaaccctatgaatgtagtACCTGTGGGAAACCATTTGCCCGCAACTCAAACCTCAGAGCACATCAGAGgattcacacaggggagaaacgcTATGAATGcactgaatgtgggaaaactttctccCAAAGGACACACCTGTGtgcacatcagagaattcacacaggggagaaaccctatggaTGTACCGAATGCGGGAAAACTTATGTCCGTAAGGCAGCCCTTAGAGTACATCACAACAGAAGGCACAGCAGAGAGAAAACCCTTGTATGTAATGAATCTGGGATGCCCtaa